Proteins co-encoded in one Xiphophorus couchianus chromosome 3, X_couchianus-1.0, whole genome shotgun sequence genomic window:
- the LOC114139157 gene encoding C3a anaphylatoxin chemotactic receptor-like — translation MDIDSVLTHVQTFSLVVYCVIIVVGTVGNGLVIYVTGFKMRKTVNSVWFLNLALADFLFTAFLVFTAVSLSQQHQWSFGQFMCKLNTFVSSVNMFASVFFLAAISLDRCLSIWVVVWAQNKRTVLKAQIISMAIWLAAGICSTPSAYFRTVIKHNNKTYSTYPSKDIVWRLNILRFLMGFLIPFLAIFFTSVAIVIRSRHLQRARKRRFHRILFSIIFAFFICWLPFHVLNFIEVSDQNLQKVVIIGSTLSVSLAFMNSCLNPILYVFMCDEFQKKLKRSLCFVLESALAEEHLSFASSRSLSSHFSRISRKSDSAAPEDNRVHALTFTESRVA, via the exons ATGGATATTG ATTCGGTTCTGACGCATGTCCAGACATTCTCACTGGTCGTCTACTGTGTGATTATAGTGGTTGGGACAGTGGGTAATGGTCTGGTCATCTACGTGACCGGCTTCAAGATGAGGAAAACTGTCAACTCTGTGTGGTTTCTCAACCTGGCTCTGGCCGACTTCCTCTTCACAGCGTTTCTGGTGTTTACagcagtctctctctctcagcagCACCAGTGGTCTTTTGGACAGTTCATGTGCAAACTCAACACCTTTGTGAGTTCAGTCAACATGTTTGCCAGCGTCTTTTTTCTGGCGGCCATCAGTCTGGATCGTTGCTTGTCCATCTGGGTGGTGGTGTGGGCACAAAACAAGCGCACCGTCCTTAAGGCTCAAATCATCAGCATGGCAATCTGGTTGGCTGCAGGGATTTGCAGCACACCTTCCGCTTACTTTCGTACTGTGATAAAGCATAATAATAAGACATACAGCACTTACCCTTCAAAAGACATAGTATGGCGTCTGAATATTTTGCGTTTTCTTATGGGTTTTCTCATTCCATTCCTGGCAATATTTTTCACCTCTGTTGCTATAGTCATCCGTTCCAGGCATCTGCAGCGGGCAAGAAAACGGAGATTTCATCGCATCcttttctctattatttttgcattcttCATCTGCTGGTTGCCCTTTCATGTTTTGAATTTTATAGAAGTCAGTGACCAGAATCTCCAGAAAGTTGTTATTATTGGAAGTACTCTAAGTGTGAGTCTAGCCTTCATGAACAGCTGCCTGAATCCCATCCTCtatgttttcatgtgtgacgAGTTCCAGAAGAAGCTCAAAAGGTCCCTATGTTTTGTCCTAGAAAGTGCTCTGGCAGAGGAGCATTTGTCTTTTGCGTCATCTCGCTCACTGTCATCTCACTTTTCACGGATTTCTCGAAAGTCAGATTCTGCTGCCCCAGAAGATAACCGTGTGCATGCGTTGACTTTTACGGAGAGTAGGGTGGCATAG